AAGTCTTAAAAAAGTTGGTCAAAGTCTGGCAGGGATCATGAAAATAGATCATGGATGTGATGCCGAGCGGGTACGGTGGAATTTAAAACAGCAGATCCGGAGCTGGATTTTTACTTTGTGTCGCTTGCAGAACTGCAAAAGCACCCGGAAATTATGCCTGAGCGTAAAGCAGAAATAAACGCCATTCGCAAAGAAGCCTGAAGCTCAGACATCCAGAATTTTCACATTGAGTGCGACCGCAGCTCATTTGTGAAACAATCTAAGGGACTAAATGGACTTGAAGGGAATTGCTTTGTGGTTTGTCGTTTTCATCGCAGTCGCTTGTATGGGCTCCATCACAAGCGAAAAAGCTTATCAGGATGTTATCGATAGAGCGGTAGAACAAAGCGTACCTGGTATCCAGGCCTACGTTCGTAAAGGTACGGACGTTTGGTTCGGTGTGGCAGGACTGTCATCAGTCGAACAGAGTCGTCCAATGACACTGAACGATCGTCTGAGAGTGGCGAGCATTACCAAAATGATGACTTATGCTGCTATTTGCGAGTTGTCCAAAGGGGGTCGTCTGAAACTTACCGATCGTGCCATGGCTCTGCTTCCCAAAGGCACATTAGATGGCATTCCCTATGGAAGTGAGATCACTGTTGCCCAGTTGCTTGATCACAAAAGCGGGCTTCACAATTTCAACGGAGAAGAGGGGGATGACTTCTTCGCTGATTTATTCCAAGATCCTGAGCGTGCAACACGGGTTTGGACTCCACAACAGCTACTGGCATATGCAAAGAAACCAGAGCACAGGGCTACAGGAAAACCCGGTGAAGCTACGTCATATTCCAGCACCGGCTACATCGTTTTAGAATTAATTCTCGAAAAAATCGAAGGGAAATCTTTTCCAAAGATTTTTCGAAGCCGTTTCTTTGAGCCGCTTGAAATGACGTCAGCCGGAGTAGAAGGAACGGATTTTGACACATCACAGATCGCAGATAGTTACGCCCGTCCGGAGGATGTACCATATCCTGCATCGCCGTTCGATGGCCGCAAGGCCATAAGAGCAGATGGACTGGTGAACCTGAGTGTCGGACTTCAGCATTACAACGCGTGGGGGCGAGCAGCTGGCGCTGTTGTTGCAACCGTTTCCGATCTCGCCAAGTTTATGAACGCCGTTGTGTCAGGCCGGCTGACTGTGCTCAATGATCAGGATGCAGAATTCAAACGTCTCAAACAAATGCCGAATCGGTACTTTGATTGGAATGGAGGTTCGTGGGGCATTCAATCCACAATTCTCTACGAGCCCTATCGCGAGCTCACTGTAATTGTGTTGACAAATGCGTCAAACGTCGGAAAAGGCAGCCATGATATTGCTAAAGAGCTGCTGCTTGCGGCGCGTTTGCGACCGTAATCCCCAGCCGCCGTAAAATCAGAGTCAATTTTTTTGAGACATTCTTGGTTACGTGGCTGAATCAGTTGGTTTAAATCTGAGGTAGATGTGATCCTGGATCCAGTGAGCATCCCGCCATTCGGTTGGGTTGATCGGAACACCGTGTAAAAAAAGGCCGAAGTGAAGATGATCTCGCCGCCCGCCAACCCATGACGGAGGAATGCTTTAAGTAGGGGGCAAAGCTGTTAGGGATGTAGTATTATAGGTATAGTAAGAATCGGATCAAATTAGAGCAAGTCTCAAGAAAGTTGGCCAAAGTTTGGTCAAAGTAGGGCGGGGAGGCGGCTGTAAGTGATTGATTCGAGACATGTGATCACAAATCCCGACAATCTGAGCCGGTTCCTTACAATTGGGAATCGGAAAATCTGAACGAGCTATGATTGATTGTCATGCTCATTTAAACACCATCGAAGCTGATCCAGCGAACCTGGTGTATTCTTCCAGTGAGCATAATTCCGTTGGCGATAAAGATAGGCCTGATCTGCGCCGCCCAATGTAATTTGCGTCTCCCGCAAGTTGCGAGGCTTTACTGATTTTGTTTTCACAAGCTCGCGCGCTATTAAGGGGTAAGTTCGAATGGCGAAGCTCATGGCGGTTGCAGCGAGTTGACGTTTTCCTAATTGGAATAGCGCAAGTGGTCTGCCGTAAACAATTCCCTCCATGACATCGCCCTTATACCTATTGCAGATCCTCAGTGCGTCCTTCGGCCTCTTTAAACGGAAGCAACAATCAACAGCCAGATCTCTTATCCCTTGATTATCGTTCGGATTCAGATCCAGCATATTCATGAAGTGAACGAATGCTTTATCAGTCTCACCGTTATCCAGGTAGCAAAGCCCAAGGGCATGATACGCTCTCAGGAAAGGTCGATTTTCAAGAAAGACCCACTGCAAACGATCGCAGCCAAAGTAGAAATCTTCCGGAAACAGACTCATCGCATCGCGAACGATATCGGACCAAATGATCTCCGCAACAAGCCTATCGCCTGACGCGTTGTGCAACAATGCAAGATGATGATGAGCGTCAATAAACTCGGGGGAACCGTTTTATCAGTGATTGATATCGTTTTATTGCCGCTGGGGCGTTTCCTTCTTCCCATAAATCAATGGCCTCGTCTAGTTCCTCCAGGGCGCTCACATCAACGCGCAGATACTCGAATTTTAGATTGCGTTCTTCAATCCGTTTGAGTTGCAGGAACGAGTGAATTTCCCTTTGCTTCTTCGTCATTGTTAGGCGCTAAGGCTGCAGCAGAAAAGATGGTATCGCAACCTCCACGTTGATAGCAAGATTTCTGCAGGTGTTGCATGACAATGTTGTCGGCTAAAATTATGAGTTACAGTAAGTGATTCAGAATCTATGCAAATGCGCGCTAGAAAGGATCGATCCGTAAAGACACACCGCGAGATAATCCGAAAAATTCGGGAGTTGCATCAGCGCGGCGAGCCGCTGAACATCCATGCGGTAAAACGCTTGCATCCCGACCTTCTTCGCAGAGTGTATTCAGTTCGGCCATTTTGGGGTTGGGCGCAGGCCGTTCGAGCTGCGGGATTAGATTACCGGCACATTCGCATCCAACTGCTTGAAACCGTGCCCTGCCAATTATGCGGAAAGGAGTTCAGGAATCTTACTTTTCACCTTCCGGTTCATGAAGTGAGTA
The DNA window shown above is from bacterium and carries:
- a CDS encoding beta-lactamase family protein, giving the protein MDLKGIALWFVVFIAVACMGSITSEKAYQDVIDRAVEQSVPGIQAYVRKGTDVWFGVAGLSSVEQSRPMTLNDRLRVASITKMMTYAAICELSKGGRLKLTDRAMALLPKGTLDGIPYGSEITVAQLLDHKSGLHNFNGEEGDDFFADLFQDPERATRVWTPQQLLAYAKKPEHRATGKPGEATSYSSTGYIVLELILEKIEGKSFPKIFRSRFFEPLEMTSAGVEGTDFDTSQIADSYARPEDVPYPASPFDGRKAIRADGLVNLSVGLQHYNAWGRAAGAVVATVSDLAKFMNAVVSGRLTVLNDQDAEFKRLKQMPNRYFDWNGGSWGIQSTILYEPYRELTVIVLTNASNVGKGSHDIAKELLLAARLRP